The Nitrospirota bacterium genome has a segment encoding these proteins:
- a CDS encoding efflux RND transporter periplasmic adaptor subunit: MTRRALAVGLTALLVAGLAASYWLATQEPAPSPAGPMKDSMPGMPETPGMEKSREIHPLQKEEQRVPDVKRETEALTPEGGIVTIAPERLQTIGVKYEPVARRPLEKTVRTVGRVTVDERRLAKVTIKFHGWIETLLVSATGDHVKKGQILFTIYSPDLVATQEEYLLALQGKKQLGQSEFPEVARGSEELLEATRRRFQLWDITEDHIRELEKTGKVLKTLPIHSPITGTVIKKVALAGAHVDPGEELYTIADLSRIWLLADIYEYELAFIKVGQGATVTLSYDPTTKLHAHVGFIYPTLDPKTRTAKVRFELDNPEEKLKPDMYANVELKANLGTKLAVPQEAVIESGQKQLVFIHHGGGRLEPRLIKSGVKTESYYEVVAGLKEGEHVVTSANFLIDSESRLKAVVESMGGMGMKP, encoded by the coding sequence ATGACGCGTCGGGCCCTGGCCGTCGGCCTCACGGCCCTGCTCGTGGCGGGCCTCGCCGCCTCCTACTGGCTGGCGACGCAGGAACCGGCGCCTTCGCCGGCCGGCCCCATGAAAGACTCCATGCCCGGCATGCCGGAGACGCCGGGGATGGAAAAAAGCCGTGAGATTCACCCGTTGCAAAAGGAGGAGCAACGGGTCCCCGACGTGAAACGTGAAACGGAAGCCCTCACGCCGGAAGGCGGCATCGTTACGATCGCGCCCGAGCGGCTCCAGACGATCGGCGTGAAATACGAGCCGGTCGCACGCCGCCCGCTGGAGAAGACCGTCCGCACCGTCGGCCGGGTGACGGTGGACGAACGGCGCCTGGCCAAGGTGACGATCAAGTTCCACGGCTGGATCGAGACCCTCCTCGTCAGCGCCACCGGCGACCACGTCAAGAAGGGCCAGATCCTGTTCACGATCTACAGTCCCGACCTCGTCGCCACCCAGGAGGAGTACCTGCTGGCCCTGCAGGGCAAGAAGCAGCTCGGCCAGAGCGAGTTTCCGGAAGTGGCGCGCGGGTCCGAGGAGCTCCTGGAAGCCACGCGCCGCCGCTTCCAGCTCTGGGACATCACCGAAGACCACATCCGCGAGCTGGAGAAGACGGGGAAGGTGCTCAAGACGCTCCCGATCCATTCGCCGATCACCGGCACCGTCATCAAGAAGGTGGCGCTGGCCGGCGCGCACGTGGACCCGGGCGAGGAGCTCTACACGATCGCCGACCTCTCCCGCATCTGGCTTCTCGCCGACATCTACGAATACGAGCTGGCCTTCATCAAGGTCGGGCAAGGGGCGACCGTCACCCTGTCCTACGACCCGACGACGAAGCTGCACGCCCACGTGGGGTTCATCTATCCCACCCTGGACCCCAAGACCCGTACCGCCAAGGTTCGCTTCGAGCTGGACAACCCGGAGGAGAAGCTCAAACCGGACATGTACGCCAACGTGGAGCTGAAGGCGAACCTGGGCACGAAGCTGGCCGTGCCCCAGGAGGCGGTGATCGAGTCCGGCCAGAAGCAGCTCGTGTTCATCCACCACGGGGGAGGCCGTCTCGAGCCCCGCCTGATCAAGTCCGGAGTCAAGACCGAGAGCTACTACGAAGTCGTCGCGGGCCTCAAGGAGGGGGAGCACGTGGTGACCTCCGCCAACTTCCTGATTGACAGCGAGAGCCGCCTGAAGGCGGTGGTCGAGAGCATGGGTGGGATGGGGATGAAGCCGTGA
- a CDS encoding CusA/CzcA family heavy metal efflux RND transporter, with protein MVERIIEFSARNRFLVFLLIFTSAAAGLWALKQTPVDALPDISDTQVIVYTTWPGRSPDLVEDQITYPIVTALLSAPKVTVVRGFSDFGYSYVYVLFKDGTDIYWARSRVLEYLNQLAGRLPEGVTAQLGPDATGVGWVFQYALVDETGQHDLAALRSFQDWYLRYWLRSVDGVAEVASIGGFVRQYQVNLDPTKVLAYRLSIPSIVETIRQSNNDVGGRVVEFSGIEYVVRGRGYIKRAEDIEKIAVGVSENGTPVLLRDVATVRLGPDMRRGLVELDGQGEVAGGIVVMRFGENALTVIERVKAKLKEMEPSMPKGVKVVATYDRSDLIRESIATANESLAEELIVTGVLIIGFLLHLRSALLPILTLPLAILISFIAIYFTGVGLHIMSLGGIIVAIGDMVDAAIVMVDNAHKRLEEWERGGREGDRTQVLIESAREVGPAMFASLLVIAVSFLPVFVLEAQEGRMFKPLAFTNFLGIAACAVLAITLIPAALPTVMRGRIFPEQRHPVSRLLQALYSPVLRAALRHRLVVLLLAVALLASVVPAYQRLGSEFMPPLYEGTILYMPTTPPGLSVTEAARLLQTMDRKLRAFPEVEQVFGKAGRAETSTDPAPFSMMEVVVTLKPKARWRPGLSHEALVDEMDRALQFPGVTNAWTMPIKNRIDMLTTGIRTPVGIKVFGPDLKQIEEIGKRIEAAAKDVPGTRSVYAERVSGGYFLDFDINREEIARYGLKLMDVGRIIETAIGGENIATTIEGRERYPINVRYLRELRDDPEKLKRVLVDTPTGAQVPLAQLAALRFVSGPPMIRDENGMLAGYVYLDMAGRDVGGYVDDLKRVVRAQVPLPPGYTIAWSGQYEFMQRAWERLQLVVPLTLLIIFVLFYFTFRSVAETWMVMLGLPLALVGAVWYLAELNYNMSIAVWVGIITVVGTAAETGAVMLAYLDEACKRRQAAGGLKTIEDLIETVHAGAVERVRPMAMIGLVDVLGLVPVMLATGTGADVMKRVAAPQVGGVFSAMILTLIVIPPIYVLWRRWKER; from the coding sequence ATGGTTGAAAGAATCATCGAGTTCAGTGCGAGAAACCGCTTTCTCGTCTTCCTGCTGATCTTCACCAGCGCCGCCGCCGGCCTCTGGGCGCTCAAGCAGACCCCGGTGGACGCGCTTCCCGACATCTCCGACACGCAGGTGATCGTCTACACCACCTGGCCCGGCCGGTCCCCGGACCTCGTCGAGGACCAGATCACCTACCCGATCGTGACCGCGCTGCTGTCCGCGCCCAAGGTCACCGTCGTGCGCGGGTTCTCGGACTTCGGCTACTCCTACGTCTACGTCCTCTTCAAGGACGGCACCGACATCTACTGGGCCCGCTCCCGGGTACTGGAATACCTGAACCAGCTCGCCGGGCGCCTCCCGGAGGGGGTGACGGCGCAGCTCGGACCGGACGCCACCGGCGTCGGGTGGGTCTTCCAATACGCCCTCGTGGACGAGACGGGCCAGCACGACCTGGCGGCGCTGCGCAGCTTCCAGGACTGGTACCTCCGCTACTGGCTCCGCAGCGTGGACGGGGTCGCCGAGGTCGCCAGCATCGGCGGGTTCGTGCGCCAGTATCAGGTCAACCTGGACCCGACCAAGGTGCTGGCCTATCGCCTCTCGATCCCGTCCATCGTCGAGACGATCCGGCAGAGCAACAACGACGTGGGCGGCCGGGTCGTGGAGTTTTCGGGGATCGAGTACGTGGTCCGCGGGCGGGGCTACATCAAGCGCGCGGAGGACATCGAGAAGATCGCGGTCGGCGTGAGCGAGAACGGCACCCCGGTCCTGCTGCGCGACGTGGCCACGGTGCGCCTGGGGCCCGACATGCGGCGCGGGCTGGTGGAGCTGGACGGGCAGGGCGAGGTGGCGGGCGGCATCGTCGTGATGCGGTTCGGGGAGAACGCCCTCACGGTCATCGAGCGGGTCAAGGCCAAGCTGAAGGAGATGGAGCCCTCGATGCCGAAGGGCGTCAAGGTCGTCGCCACCTACGACCGGAGCGACCTGATCCGGGAATCCATCGCGACGGCCAACGAGAGCCTCGCCGAGGAGCTGATCGTCACCGGCGTGCTGATCATCGGCTTCCTCCTCCACCTCCGCTCCGCCCTGCTCCCGATCCTGACCCTGCCGCTGGCCATCCTGATCTCCTTCATCGCGATCTACTTCACGGGCGTCGGGCTGCACATCATGTCGCTCGGCGGCATCATCGTGGCGATCGGGGACATGGTGGACGCGGCGATCGTGATGGTGGACAACGCTCACAAGCGCCTGGAGGAATGGGAACGGGGCGGCCGTGAAGGAGACCGGACGCAGGTGCTCATCGAATCGGCCAGGGAAGTCGGGCCGGCCATGTTCGCCTCCTTGCTCGTGATCGCCGTGTCCTTCCTGCCGGTCTTCGTCCTGGAGGCGCAGGAAGGCCGGATGTTCAAGCCCCTGGCCTTCACCAACTTCCTGGGCATTGCGGCCTGCGCGGTGCTGGCGATCACGCTGATCCCGGCCGCCCTCCCGACCGTCATGCGCGGCCGGATCTTCCCAGAGCAGCGGCACCCGGTCAGCCGGCTCCTGCAGGCCCTCTATTCACCCGTGCTGCGGGCGGCGCTGCGCCACCGGCTCGTCGTGCTGCTTCTGGCCGTCGCCCTATTGGCGAGCGTCGTCCCCGCCTACCAGCGGCTGGGCTCCGAGTTCATGCCGCCGCTGTACGAGGGCACGATCCTCTACATGCCGACCACGCCGCCGGGCCTCTCGGTCACCGAAGCCGCCAGGCTGCTGCAGACGATGGACCGGAAGCTCCGCGCCTTTCCCGAAGTCGAGCAGGTCTTCGGGAAGGCGGGCCGGGCCGAGACTTCGACCGACCCGGCGCCGTTCAGCATGATGGAAGTGGTCGTGACGTTGAAGCCGAAGGCCCGGTGGCGGCCCGGCCTGAGCCACGAGGCGCTCGTGGACGAGATGGACCGGGCCTTGCAGTTTCCGGGCGTGACCAACGCCTGGACCATGCCGATCAAGAACCGCATCGACATGCTGACGACCGGCATCCGGACTCCGGTCGGCATCAAGGTCTTCGGGCCGGACTTGAAGCAGATCGAAGAGATCGGCAAGCGCATCGAGGCGGCGGCGAAGGACGTGCCCGGCACCCGCAGCGTCTACGCGGAGCGGGTCTCCGGCGGTTATTTTCTCGACTTCGACATCAACCGCGAGGAGATCGCCCGCTACGGGCTCAAGCTGATGGACGTCGGACGGATCATCGAAACGGCCATCGGAGGCGAGAACATCGCGACCACGATCGAGGGGCGCGAGCGCTACCCGATCAACGTCCGCTACCTGCGCGAGCTGCGCGACGATCCGGAAAAGCTCAAGCGGGTCCTGGTGGACACGCCGACCGGCGCGCAGGTGCCGCTGGCGCAACTGGCGGCGCTCCGGTTCGTGAGCGGGCCGCCCATGATCCGCGACGAGAACGGCATGCTGGCCGGCTACGTCTACCTCGACATGGCCGGACGGGACGTGGGCGGCTACGTGGACGACCTCAAGCGGGTCGTGCGCGCGCAGGTGCCGCTGCCGCCCGGCTACACGATCGCCTGGTCCGGCCAGTACGAGTTCATGCAGCGGGCCTGGGAGCGGCTGCAGCTCGTGGTCCCGCTGACCCTGCTCATCATCTTCGTCCTGTTCTATTTCACGTTCCGGTCCGTGGCCGAGACCTGGATGGTCATGCTGGGCCTGCCCCTGGCCCTCGTCGGCGCCGTCTGGTACCTGGCCGAGCTGAACTACAACATGAGCATCGCGGTCTGGGTCGGCATCATCACCGTGGTAGGCACGGCCGCCGAAACCGGCGCGGTCATGCTGGCCTACCTGGACGAAGCCTGCAAGCGGCGCCAGGCGGCGGGCGGGCTCAAGACGATCGAAGACCTGATCGAGACCGTGCACGCGGGCGCGGTCGAGCGCGTCCGGCCGATGGCGATGATCGGGCTGGTGGACGTACTCGGGCTGGTGCCGGTCATGCTGGCGACCGGTACGGGCGCGGACGTGATGAAGCGGGTGGCGGCCCCGCAGGTCGGCGGGGTCTTCTCCGCCATGATCCTGACCTTGATCGTGATCCCGCCGATCTACGTCCTCTGGCGACGGTGGAAAGAGAGATAA
- a CDS encoding TolC family protein yields EIKAARKRWEAAQAIVPQVQTLPDPKLQLGYQRMPMVEPLQGAMYGFGQEIPFPGKLQLKGEVALKEAERLEQEYRATRLRLIAALKEAYFTLHFVHKSIEIVERNKTLLIQFEKTAKSRYSVGQAAQQDVFRAQVEISRVLDRLAVLEQQKESLHAAINRLLNRPPADPLGTPEEIQIPILTVSLPELTKRADAFSPALLASAKGIERSEQAVSLARRQFYPDFDISALGTRNDLINDNGYQVMLGIKIPLFYETKQRQGVKEALATLSGAREDLAATRQDILFQVKDAFVQTQRAERLITILRDAIIPQSTLALQSAQTGYAVGKVDFLTLLNSLLTLQESQLELHGEMVAHEKAVARLEAVTGGPLAAKPEAGRPSP; encoded by the coding sequence GAGATCAAGGCGGCGCGGAAGCGATGGGAGGCGGCCCAGGCCATAGTCCCGCAGGTGCAGACCCTCCCGGACCCCAAGCTCCAGCTCGGGTATCAGCGCATGCCCATGGTCGAGCCGCTGCAAGGGGCCATGTACGGGTTCGGCCAGGAAATCCCGTTTCCCGGCAAGCTGCAGCTCAAGGGTGAGGTCGCCCTGAAGGAGGCGGAACGGTTGGAGCAGGAGTACCGCGCGACGCGGCTCCGCCTCATCGCCGCTCTGAAAGAGGCGTACTTCACGCTGCACTTCGTCCACAAGAGCATCGAGATCGTGGAGAGGAACAAGACCCTGTTGATCCAGTTCGAGAAGACCGCCAAGTCCCGCTACAGCGTCGGACAGGCCGCCCAGCAGGACGTCTTCCGCGCCCAGGTGGAGATCTCGCGGGTCCTGGACCGGCTGGCCGTGCTGGAGCAGCAGAAGGAGAGCCTGCACGCCGCGATCAACCGGCTCCTCAACCGGCCGCCGGCCGATCCCTTGGGCACGCCGGAGGAGATCCAGATCCCGATCCTGACCGTCTCCCTGCCGGAGCTGACCAAGCGGGCCGACGCCTTCTCGCCCGCGCTGCTGGCCTCCGCCAAGGGGATCGAGCGGAGCGAGCAGGCGGTCTCCCTCGCCCGCCGCCAGTTCTACCCCGACTTCGACATCAGCGCGCTCGGCACCAGGAACGACCTCATCAACGACAACGGCTATCAGGTGATGCTGGGGATCAAGATCCCGCTCTTCTACGAAACGAAGCAGCGGCAGGGCGTGAAGGAGGCCCTCGCGACCCTGTCCGGCGCCAGGGAAGACCTGGCTGCCACCCGTCAGGACATCCTCTTCCAGGTGAAAGACGCCTTCGTGCAGACGCAGCGCGCGGAGCGGCTGATCACGATCCTGCGGGACGCCATCATTCCCCAGTCCACCCTGGCTCTCCAGTCCGCGCAGACCGGGTACGCGGTCGGCAAGGTGGACTTCCTCACGCTCCTGAACAGCCTGCTCACCTTGCAGGAGAGCCAGTTGGAGCTGCACGGCGAGATGGTCGCGCACGAGAAGGCGGTGGCGAGGCTGGAAGCGGTCACGGGCGGGCCGCTGGCCGCCAAGCCGGAGGCGGGGAGGCCGTCGCCATGA